A genomic segment from Montipora foliosa isolate CH-2021 chromosome 9, ASM3666993v2, whole genome shotgun sequence encodes:
- the LOC137971917 gene encoding uncharacterized protein, which translates to MDRWNASIGSSLKCCVGRSGKIRSKDWDLQLSAWMMAYRGAFHESRGVSPNLLMLGRELEVPLDAITEASPDAPPLKTDYAQAVEKRLANAHDLAGRHFSKAAMRQKRSYDKRLAARPFVIGDSVWLLNVQRKKWRNSKLDCPWEGSYLVISVLSDLVYQIQKSRKAKPKVVHSDRLKPYLGPPMERLIPRRQTQLSNPRGEEREASDVDSLVFVEDGQSAPVNENQRWEKRMMFLQDLRMLIALG; encoded by the coding sequence ATGGACAGGTGGAACGCTTCAATAGGATCctcgttgaaatgttgcgtggGAAGATCAGGGAAGATCAGATCGAAGGACTGGGATCTTCAGCTGTCAGCTTGGATGATGGCCTATCGAGGTGCTTTTCATGAGTCAAGAGGGGTTTCGCCTAATCTCTTAATGCTGGGTAGAGAACTGGAAGTTCCTTTGGATGCCATAACCGAGGCATCTCCCGATGCACCACCACTCAAAACGGACTATGCCCAAGCTGTTGAAAAGAGACTGGCCAATGCTCATGATTTGGCTGGACGACATTTCAGCAAGGCAGCCATGCGCCAGAAACGGAGTTATGACAAACGCCTTGCTGCCAGACCATTTGTTATTGGTGATTCTGTTTGGCTGCTCAATGTTCAGAGAAAGAAATGGAGAAATTCCAAACTTGACTGCCCTTGGGAGGGGTCTTATTTGGTAATATCAGTGTTGTCTGATTTAGTGTACCAAATCCAGAAGAGCAGGAAGGCCAAGCCGAAGGTTGTTCATTCAGACCGATTAAAGCCTTACCTGGGACCCCCAATGGAGAGATTGATTCCAAGAAGGCAGACGCAATTATCGAATCCgagaggagaggagagagaGGCATCAGATGTAGATTCTCTAGTCTTTGTTGAAGACGGACAGTCGGCTCCGGTTAACGAGAATCAACGGTGGGAGAAGAGGATGATGTTTCTTCAGGATCTCAGAATGCTGATTGCATTGGGGTAG